In the Desulfovermiculus halophilus DSM 18834 genome, CCATACAGGGATGCCCCAGAGAGGAACATGCCGAAAATGACGAACAGAGAGAGTATCCCGATACCTGGAAGCGCTTCCACAAGAGCTGCAAAAGAGCGAATGACGACGATCCGGGACAATATCCACGATGATCGCGTTCGTATCGCCTTGGACCTGGCTGACACGAAATCCTTGAATATCAAGCGTAGATTTGATCAACTGGGACACGAGCATGAGTTCCTCCGTGGTAGCTGGTGTGTGTGGTAACCACCTAACTACCCGAGGGGACTCATGCTTTTCAAGTCTATGGCCTCACTTCATGCACAGATTCTTGAGTGGAGCCAAAGAAAATAGGTGAGATGGATAGCAGGCATTCCTTTGCCTTTTCCTATAGCTCCTAGCCCAGCGCCAATGACCCATGCCCTTTTATCTTTTGGCAACAACCACTCAGAGCCCAGACTAAATAAATCAGGTCTACAATTTGGCATCTGGCCACTGGCCAGAGGTGTAATATTGCAGAAGCATAGATCGATCATAAACATCTTGCTTCTTCAGGTAACCTGCGTGTCGGCTTTGGCGGCATTTGGCTCCAAGCCCTGTTTTGTCGGTGTTGATTAGATATTATCCTTTTAACCCCTGATTAGCTTCTTTTTGGATTCATTTGTTTTTTTAAAAAAAGGCATGTGGGTTGGTCCGACCCCAAAGCACCAATTCAGAACTCATCGAAATCCAGACCGCAAGTTATCTAATAGAGGACGACATTGCACTGTTAGAAAATTATTATGCTACAGAGACGGATCGGTCATCATCAAAACATCAGTGTGCTTTTAGAAAATGAGTAGCAAATTATGAAAAATAACATTTTAATAGTCATACCAGCTCGCGGTGGGTCAAAGGGAATTCCTAGGAAAAACATAAGATCGCTTAATGGTAAACCATTACTATCTTACGTTATAAAAACAGCTTTAATCTCATCGTATAATCCAGATATTTACGTTTCCAGCGATGATGAAGAAATACTGGCTATAGCTGAAAAATATGGCGTAAATATACATAATCGCACATCGAAAAATGCTCAAGATTCAACTACTCTAGACCCTGTGATTTATAATGCCTTTAAACATGCTTCTAAGGTAAATGAAAAAAAATATGATATTATAGTGACGATACAGCCAACATCCCCTCTTCTTTCTGTCCGCTCTCTCGACAAGGCACTTGAAAAGATATTGGGAAATCAAGATATCGATACAATAATATCTGCTAAAGAAGATACCCATTTAACATGGAAAAAAGAAAATGGCGCTTTTGTTCCTAACTATGAAAAACGAGTAAATAGGCAATATCTACCACCAACATTCAAAGAGACAGGCGCTTTTTTGATAACTAAAGAATATGTTCTCACAGAAGAAAGCCGGATCGGATCAAAAGTTGACCTTTACCTGCTGTCGGGGGCAGAAAGTATTGATATTGATACATATGATGACTGGAACCTTTGTGAATACTACTTAAAAAGGAAAAAAGTTCTTTTTGTAGTTGCAGGGTATGAAAAGATTGGTTTGGGGCATGTTTACAATACATTGCTCTTAGCCAATGACATACTCAACCATGAAGTATATTTTTTGGTCGATGAAAAGAGTGATCTTGCCTATAAAAAAATATGTGAACGTAATTATACAGTTTATAAACAAAAAGGAAAAAATATAATTGACGATATCCGTCTCCTAAATCCGGATGTGGTTGTTAACGATACCTTAGACACCTCCCCTAAATATATTATGGATATAAAAAACGCGGGCGCGAAGGTTGTAACTTTTGAAGACTTGGGAAGAGGTGCTCAATTTGCTGATCTAGTGATTAATGCAATGTATCCTGAAAATGAGATACTTCCGAATCACTATTTTGGGCATCGATATTTTTGTCTTCGCGATGAGTTTTTGCTCAGCCCTACAAAAAAAATAAGGGACAGTGTAAAAAACGTACTATTGACATTCGGTGGTGTTGACCCAAATAATTACACACATAAAGTTTTAGAATCAATTTATGAATACGCAACAGATAATGATATTGAGATAAAAGTAGTAGCTGGGTTCGGGTATGATAAATTTAATACACTGGAATGTTTTGAAAATATAAAAATAGCTGAAAACTCATCTAACATATCAAAGTATATGCATCAGGCGGACATTATATTTACTTCTGCTGGGCGTACAACATACGAGGCAGCCGCGATAGGAACTCCCACAATTGTGATGGCGCAAAACAATCGTGAAATGACCCATTTTTTTGCGTCAAAGGAATTTGGATTTATGAATCTCGGCCTTGGTTTTAGTTTATCAAAACAAACCATTCTTAGCTCTTTTCGGAAGTTAGTTGAGTCTGTAGACCGTAGAAAACATATGTCCAATATGATGAAAGATGTTGATTTGAAGCAAGGCAGAAAAAATGTAAATTATTTGATTTCTCAAGCCTTGGAGGGGTGATGCGACAAGAAATTAATAAATTTTTCCAAATTCAAGATCGCCATACATTATTTCAACATAAGCCCTACATAATAGCCGAGGCGGGCGTTAACCATGAGGGGAGCATGGAGCTAGCCAAGCGGTTAATTGATGAGGCAGCTGAAGGAGGAGCAGATGCGATTAAATTTCAAACTTATAAGGCTGATAAAATTGCCTCTAAAGATTCGCCTGCCTATTGGGATCTCAGCAAAGAGCCTACTCCAACTCAGCACGCCCTATTCCAAAAATACGATAAATTTTGGAAAACAGAATTTCAAGAGCTTAAAATGTATTGCGATAGCGCAGGAATTGCTTTTCTTAGCACTCCTTTCGATTTAGATTCTGCTTATTTTCTGAATGACTTGGTGGAAGTATTTAAGGTTTCATCCTCAGATATTACGAACAAACCATTTATTGAGCATATCTGTAGATATGGCAAGCCTATTATATTGTCTACTGGAGCAAGCGACCTTTCAGAAATTCAAACAGCCAAATCTTGGATCGACGAGTATAACCCGCCTTTGGCTCTACTTCATTGTGTTCTTAACTATCCTACTAAGGATGAAGATGCGCATCTGGGAAAGATCAAGACCCTAGAGGTTGAATTTCCTAATAACATTATTGGATATTCCGATCATACATTGCCAAAGGATATGCAAACACTTTTAGCTGCAGCTCTTCTCGGAGCTCGGATAATTGAAAAACATTTTACTCACGATAAGACCCTGCCTGGTAATGATCATTATCATGCTATGGATGTTGTCGATTTGAAGAAATTTTGCAGAATGCTTGACAGTACCTGGAGACTTTTGGGCCAATTTGAGATAGAAGCCCTGCCTAATGAAGAACTATCAAGACAACATGCTAGGCGGAGTCTTGTGGCTAAACGAAATATTCTGGAAGGGCATGTTATTACATCTGAGGATTTGACATGGAAAAGACCTGGCCATGGAATAAGTCCAAAGGATATTGAATTGGTCATTGGAAAAAGAGCAAGTAAACAAATTTATGAAGATTACATTCTTACTTGGTCTATGTTTGATTAATTTTGTAATTATAAGACAGTCTTATTTTGACTTATTCTATACGTTCTGTCTTCAAAGGTGCATCCATATACACAATAGGACAGGTGGGAACAAAAGCCTTCGGCTTTTTCCTTATTCCTGTGTATACGCGATTTTTGACTCCTGCCGAATACGGCATTGTGGGCTACTTGCAGGTCATGCTGCAGCTCATGGCTACAGTGCTCATGTTCGGCTTTTATGGCGCCCAGACCAGATATTATTATGAATTCAAGGAAAACGCCAGAAAGATAGGCGAGTTTCTATTTTCGATAAACGCATATTTGGTTGTAGTTTTACTAGTGCTGTGCTGTATTTTGACCTTTTGGGGCGAGCATCTATATGTCTTGCTTGCCGTCAAAGACATCCCTTTTCAGCCTTATTTGCCCATTGTCATTTGGACCGGTTTTTTTCAAATACTCAATCAATTGGTCATTAGCTACTACCTGGCCACGAAGCAATACAAAGAATGCGCAATACTCCAGTTTTTGCAGTTTGCTTTCATGGTCGGCATGATCTTATTCTTTGTGGTCTATCTCAAGCAAGGGGCCCTGGGAAAGGTCAAAGGCCATCTGGTTGGGCAAGCAATTTTTTTCGCTCTTTTTTATATTCCACATTCCAGAAAATTCATTTTCCGTTTTGACGCTGCCTACGTCAAATACGCCCTGGCTTTTGGCGTGCCCATTGTCTTCCATCTCCTGGCTGGGGTGATGCACAACTCCATTGACCGGGTTATTCTTGAAAAATACGTCAGCATGGACCAGCTCGGCATCTATTCCCTCGGCTATCAGATAGGCATGGTCATGAGCATCATTGTTGCATCGGTTAATAGGGCTTGGCAGCCGAATTATTTTGACCTCATGTCCAGCGATACCCACGACAAAGCCTATGAAAACCGGCGCATGTTTGCCTTGTGGCTTATTGGCATAGGTACTATCTGCCTCATGGGTATGCTTTGGTCCAAGGAATTTTTGATCCTTCTCACGCCTGAGAGCTACCACGCATCTGCTGGAGTAGTGCCGATCATTATTATGGGCTACTTTTTTCAAGGCGTGTATTTTTTTGCCGTATCCCCGATTTTTCAATTCAAAAAGACCAAGTTTTTACCGTTTCTGACTGGCGCCGCTGCACTGCTAAATATCATACTGAATCTCCTTTTCATCCCCCGATTCGGCATTTACGGCGCGGCCTATGCTACATTGATATCATTCGCCTTTCAGGCTGTGTTTGGTTTTTTTGTCAGCCGGAGACTGTTTGATCCACAGTTCGAAGTATGGAAAATAGCTCTCGGGTTCTTTATATTGCTTGGTGTTCCCTTGTCCGATCTTTCGATGCATATCGATCTAAAGATT is a window encoding:
- a CDS encoding cytidylyltransferase domain-containing protein — encoded protein: MKNNILIVIPARGGSKGIPRKNIRSLNGKPLLSYVIKTALISSYNPDIYVSSDDEEILAIAEKYGVNIHNRTSKNAQDSTTLDPVIYNAFKHASKVNEKKYDIIVTIQPTSPLLSVRSLDKALEKILGNQDIDTIISAKEDTHLTWKKENGAFVPNYEKRVNRQYLPPTFKETGAFLITKEYVLTEESRIGSKVDLYLLSGAESIDIDTYDDWNLCEYYLKRKKVLFVVAGYEKIGLGHVYNTLLLANDILNHEVYFLVDEKSDLAYKKICERNYTVYKQKGKNIIDDIRLLNPDVVVNDTLDTSPKYIMDIKNAGAKVVTFEDLGRGAQFADLVINAMYPENEILPNHYFGHRYFCLRDEFLLSPTKKIRDSVKNVLLTFGGVDPNNYTHKVLESIYEYATDNDIEIKVVAGFGYDKFNTLECFENIKIAENSSNISKYMHQADIIFTSAGRTTYEAAAIGTPTIVMAQNNREMTHFFASKEFGFMNLGLGFSLSKQTILSSFRKLVESVDRRKHMSNMMKDVDLKQGRKNVNYLISQALEG
- a CDS encoding N-acetylneuraminate synthase family protein → MRQEINKFFQIQDRHTLFQHKPYIIAEAGVNHEGSMELAKRLIDEAAEGGADAIKFQTYKADKIASKDSPAYWDLSKEPTPTQHALFQKYDKFWKTEFQELKMYCDSAGIAFLSTPFDLDSAYFLNDLVEVFKVSSSDITNKPFIEHICRYGKPIILSTGASDLSEIQTAKSWIDEYNPPLALLHCVLNYPTKDEDAHLGKIKTLEVEFPNNIIGYSDHTLPKDMQTLLAAALLGARIIEKHFTHDKTLPGNDHYHAMDVVDLKKFCRMLDSTWRLLGQFEIEALPNEELSRQHARRSLVAKRNILEGHVITSEDLTWKRPGHGISPKDIELVIGKRASKQIYEDYILTWSMFD
- a CDS encoding lipopolysaccharide biosynthesis protein, giving the protein MTYSIRSVFKGASIYTIGQVGTKAFGFFLIPVYTRFLTPAEYGIVGYLQVMLQLMATVLMFGFYGAQTRYYYEFKENARKIGEFLFSINAYLVVVLLVLCCILTFWGEHLYVLLAVKDIPFQPYLPIVIWTGFFQILNQLVISYYLATKQYKECAILQFLQFAFMVGMILFFVVYLKQGALGKVKGHLVGQAIFFALFYIPHSRKFIFRFDAAYVKYALAFGVPIVFHLLAGVMHNSIDRVILEKYVSMDQLGIYSLGYQIGMVMSIIVASVNRAWQPNYFDLMSSDTHDKAYENRRMFALWLIGIGTICLMGMLWSKEFLILLTPESYHASAGVVPIIIMGYFFQGVYFFAVSPIFQFKKTKFLPFLTGAAALLNIILNLLFIPRFGIYGAAYATLISFAFQAVFGFFVSRRLFDPQFEVWKIALGFFILLGVPLSDLSMHIDLKIQFVKLTYFMGFSGLMFFSFHSYIRPVVSKIYPRLKSS